A genomic window from Merismopedia glauca CCAP 1448/3 includes:
- the sufB gene encoding Fe-S cluster assembly protein SufB, which produces MTTSVKNLVNQPYKYGFVTDIESDRLPRGLSEDTVRTISAKKNEPEFMLEFRLRAYRQWLKMSEPTWPHVTYPPINYQDIVYYSAPKQQAKKASLDEVDPTLLETFEKLGIPLSEQKRLSNVAVDAVFDSVSIATTFREKLAKDGVIFCSISEALKEYPELVEKYLGTVVPIGDNYFAALNSAVFSDGSFVYIPKDTKCPMELSTYFRINSGDTGQFERTLIIAESGSQVSYLEGCTAPMYDTNQLHAAVVELVALDNAEIKYSTVQNWYAGDENGKGGIYNFVTKRGLCQGVNSKISWTQVETGSAITWKYPSCVLIGDNSVGEFYSVALTNHYQQADTGTKMVHVGKNTRSTIISKGISAGRSKNSYRGLVKVNPKAEGARNYSQCDSMLIGDNAQANTFPYIQVQNQTAKVEHEASTSKIGEDQLFYFSQRGISQEDAVSMMISGFCKDVFNQLPMEFAVEADRLLSLKLEGSVG; this is translated from the coding sequence ATGACTACCAGCGTCAAGAACCTAGTCAATCAGCCTTACAAATACGGCTTCGTCACCGACATTGAAAGTGACAGATTACCTCGCGGACTTAGTGAGGATACAGTTCGGACTATCTCTGCGAAAAAGAACGAACCGGAATTCATGCTAGAATTCCGCCTGAGAGCCTATCGCCAGTGGCTGAAAATGAGTGAACCCACTTGGCCCCATGTTACCTATCCTCCCATAAATTATCAAGATATTGTCTACTACTCTGCACCGAAGCAACAAGCCAAAAAAGCTAGCTTGGATGAAGTAGATCCCACTTTATTAGAAACTTTTGAGAAACTGGGTATTCCTCTATCAGAACAGAAGCGTTTGAGTAACGTGGCTGTAGATGCCGTATTTGATAGCGTTTCCATCGCTACTACCTTTAGAGAAAAGCTAGCTAAAGATGGCGTGATTTTCTGTTCGATTTCCGAAGCTTTAAAAGAATATCCAGAGTTGGTTGAAAAATACTTGGGTACAGTCGTCCCCATCGGCGATAATTATTTTGCAGCTTTGAATTCGGCTGTATTTAGTGACGGTTCCTTCGTCTACATCCCTAAAGATACCAAATGTCCGATGGAATTATCCACCTACTTCCGCATCAATAGTGGGGATACCGGACAGTTTGAAAGAACCTTGATAATTGCCGAATCAGGGAGTCAGGTTTCGTATTTGGAAGGTTGTACCGCACCCATGTACGATACTAACCAATTACACGCTGCTGTAGTTGAATTAGTTGCTTTAGATAACGCCGAAATCAAATATTCCACCGTCCAAAACTGGTACGCTGGGGATGAAAATGGTAAAGGCGGAATTTACAACTTCGTTACCAAAAGAGGTTTGTGTCAAGGAGTTAATTCTAAGATTTCTTGGACGCAAGTAGAAACAGGTTCCGCGATTACTTGGAAATATCCTAGTTGCGTACTAATTGGGGATAACTCAGTGGGTGAGTTTTATTCTGTGGCGCTAACTAACCACTATCAACAAGCTGATACTGGAACTAAGATGGTACACGTCGGCAAAAATACCCGTAGCACGATTATTTCTAAAGGTATATCGGCTGGTAGGTCTAAAAACAGCTATCGCGGTTTAGTGAAAGTCAATCCCAAAGCTGAAGGCGCGCGCAACTACTCCCAGTGTGATTCCATGTTAATTGGGGATAATGCCCAAGCTAACACTTTCCCTTACATTCAAGTCCAAAATCAGACAGCGAAAGTAGAACATGAAGCTTCTACCTCAAAGATTGGAGAAGATCAATTATTCTACTTTTCTCAAAGAGGTATTTCTCAAGAAGACGCTGTATCGATGATGATTAGCGGTTTTTGTAAGGATGTTTTTAACCAATTACCGATGGAATTTGCGGTAGAAGCAGATCGTCTTTTAAGTTTAAAACTTGAAGGTTCGGTAGGGTAA
- the sufC gene encoding Fe-S cluster assembly ATPase SufC, with translation MIVENSEVILSVKDLTAEIDNNQILKGLNLEIKAGEIHAIMGPNGSGKSTFSKVLAGHPAYAVTGGEVIFKGQNLLELEPEERARSGVFLAFQYPLEIPGVSNLDFLRVAYNSKQKHHGLEELDAFDFDDLVKERLDVVKMDAAFLSRSVNEGFSGGEKKRNEILQMALLEPKLAILDETDSGLDIDALKIVANGVNQLANADNAMLVITHYQRLLDYIIPDFVHVMTDGKIIMSGGKELAFELEAKGYDWLREAEVAEVAV, from the coding sequence ATGATTGTTGAAAATAGCGAAGTGATTTTATCGGTGAAAGACCTCACCGCAGAAATTGATAATAATCAGATTCTGAAAGGTTTAAATTTAGAAATTAAAGCGGGAGAAATCCACGCTATTATGGGACCAAATGGTTCTGGGAAAAGCACTTTTTCTAAGGTTCTCGCCGGACATCCAGCCTATGCGGTGACAGGTGGTGAAGTTATATTTAAAGGGCAAAACCTGCTCGAATTAGAACCAGAAGAAAGAGCGAGAAGTGGTGTATTTTTAGCCTTTCAATACCCTTTAGAAATCCCCGGAGTCAGTAATTTAGACTTCCTGAGAGTCGCCTACAATTCTAAACAGAAACATCACGGTTTAGAAGAACTAGATGCATTTGATTTTGATGACTTAGTTAAAGAAAGATTAGATGTAGTCAAGATGGATGCAGCTTTCTTGAGTCGTAGTGTCAATGAAGGGTTTTCTGGTGGCGAGAAAAAGCGCAATGAAATCTTGCAAATGGCATTGTTAGAACCTAAATTAGCCATCTTGGATGAAACTGATTCAGGGTTGGATATTGATGCTTTAAAAATAGTGGCTAATGGGGTAAATCAACTAGCTAATGCCGATAATGCAATGCTGGTAATTACCCACTATCAAAGGCTATTAGATTATATTATTCCTGATTTTGTCCACGTCATGACCGATGGAAAAATCATTATGAGTGGTGGTAAGGAATTAGCTTTTGAATTGGAAGCTAAAGGTTATGACTGGTTGCGAGAAGCAGAAGTTGCTGAGGTGGCGGTGTGA
- the sufR gene encoding iron-sulfur cluster biosynthesis transcriptional regulator SufR, with the protein MAIAQPTSTKEDILQYLLKKDRSTAQELATSLNISPQAIRRHLKDLEVEELIGYESVTVGMGRPQHMYMLSEKGRDRFPNSYDRFAVSFLETLIKTLGYEQASTLLSQHWERKAQDYRDRLGNGSLSERLNNLVELRRQEGYMAELFPIDASKFMLTEHNCAIAHIANSFPGVCGHELEMFAATLSDCEIERTHWAIDGEHRCGYLIQSRAN; encoded by the coding sequence ATGGCGATCGCACAACCAACATCTACCAAAGAAGATATTCTCCAGTATTTGCTCAAAAAAGATAGATCTACAGCGCAAGAGCTAGCTACATCCTTAAATATTAGCCCCCAAGCCATTCGCCGCCACCTCAAGGATTTAGAAGTTGAGGAATTGATCGGCTACGAGTCAGTGACGGTAGGGATGGGAAGACCGCAGCATATGTATATGCTAAGCGAAAAAGGGCGCGATCGCTTTCCTAACAGTTACGATCGCTTTGCGGTATCTTTCCTGGAAACCCTAATTAAAACTTTGGGTTACGAACAAGCTAGCACCTTACTGAGTCAACATTGGGAGAGAAAAGCCCAAGATTATCGCGATAGGTTGGGAAATGGCTCTTTATCGGAACGCCTCAACAACTTAGTCGAACTGAGACGGCAAGAAGGCTATATGGCTGAACTTTTCCCGATAGATGCCTCTAAGTTCATGTTAACCGAACACAACTGCGCGATCGCTCACATTGCTAATTCTTTCCCTGGGGTATGCGGACACGAATTAGAAATGTTTGCTGCAACTTTATCAGATTGCGAGATAGAAAGGACTCATTGGGCAATAGATGGGGAACATCGGTGCGGTTATTTGATCCAAAGTCGGGCTAATTAG